GTAAAATTATCGCTAGTGGTACCTTGGGTGCAAGGGACTGACAAAACGCTATTTCGAGACACTATTTTGTGTACCCAGACAGTTACGAGATACTTAAAGTAAATGAGGAAAATGGGAGCAAATTTCACTCTGGAAGTGAAATGATGCTTAAAACACTTGATCGGCAAATGTTGCTTATAGTTGTTTCAAGATGAGGTTCTCTATAAAATGACATCTAGTGTGACAtgcttttgaatttgttttaatatagGCTAAATTCAGTTAAGACTGAATCCAGTAGACTGTCTTGCATGTCGTGGACCTGCTTGTGTCTCCTAATTTTGCACTGCCTGCTTTTCTGGTCCTGTGAGGGGTAAAAGGTGCCTCTGTATGCACCATGCCGAAACGCTGCAAGCATCTTAGGAAAGAGCCTGCTGCCATTGTGTCCTAGCAAACTTTATAATTCAGTCCCCAAAAATCAAAGACAAATATTCCATTaactttttgcttctctttcagaCTGTATTTACCCAGTTAACGAGAGAAATTCCATGTAGGCACATAATATTATATAGGGAGCTTTATTTGCATGCAACAAACTGCTTAAACTCCTACTTGACAGTTCAAGGAGCGGCTCCTTCATCCCACAGGGAAGAGTAAGGTTTAAATAACACTTATTGATAACAGGAAGCAAATGCAGAGTTCTTAGTAAGTCAATAATTTTATCTATATCCTACACAGGTTGTGATACAGACCCTTCTCTCACTTGTAaatgtttaatttgcttttaggCCATGCTTATCAGTGAAAGGCTGGTGTATCAGCAGAGTTACGTGCGTGTATGTGTGAGCCTTTGCTCCTTCTGTAGGATCTTAGAAAGAACTGAAGGAGACCAAATCAACGGAAAAAATATAAACCCAGCAGTATTTCTGGGATAACCATGAACGTGTCTGTCATACGGAAAAAGCCATCCACGTTTATTCACCATCTAATAGCAAATGAGGAGATGATGGGCTAAAACAGCCCAAGAAACATTGCTAAAATAGTTTGTGGCTGTGTCAGAGGTCTGTTTGGAAATAATAGGTAGAAGTTGTTACCGCTTTCTCTAGTGTGGGTTGCAGAGATAAAAGCAGCTGCTTCTGGTTTCACCCTACGGTTTCTTGAAACTCTCAAACAGCTTAAAATACGTGGCTTTCTTGTGGCTTTCTAAACTTAGATGTCTTGCTAAACTTGCATGTGTTTCCTTTAAACAGGTTGCAAAATAAAAGCACTAAGGGCCAAGACAAATACTTACATTAAGACCCCCGTTCGTGGAGAAGAACCCATCTTTGTTGTCACTGGACGAAAAGAGGATGTAGCCATGGCCAAAAGGGAAATTCTCTCAGCTGCTGAACACTTCTCCATGATCAGAGCGTCACGCAACAAGAACGGTCCTGCCCTGGGAGGCTTGCCATGTACCCCCAACCTGCCGGGTCAGACGACAGTCCAAGTCAGGGTGCCTTACCGTGTAGTTGGGCTCGTGGTTGGACCGAAAGGAGCTACAATCAAAAGAATTCAGCAGCAGACCCATACCTACATAGTCACTCCCAGCAGAGACAAGGAGCCTGTCTTCGAAGTCACGGGAATGCCCGAAAACGTCGACCGTGCGCGCGAGGAGATCGAGATGCATATAGCCATGCGTACCGGGAACTACATTGAGCTGAACGAAGAGAACGATTTCCATTACAACGGTACGGATGTGAGCTTTGAAGGAGGCACTCTTGGATCTGCGTGGCTTGCTTCTAATCCTGTCCCTCCTAGCCGCACCAGAATGATTTCTAATTATAGAAATGACAGCTCCAGCTCCTTGGGAAGTGGCTCCACAGATTCCTATTTTGGAAGCAATAGATTGGCTGACTTCAGCCCAACGAGTCCATTCAGCACAGGCAACTTCTGGTTTGGAGAAACGCTGCCTTCGGTGGGCACAGAAGACCTTGCGGTCGACTCTCCCATGTATGACTCCTTACCAACGCCTTCCCAAACCATTTGGACCCCTTTTGAACCTGTAAACCCACTCTCTGGCTTTGGTAGCGACCCTGCTAGTAATGCCAAGCCTCAGCGCCGAGGGAGCCAGCCATCTACGCCTCGCCTGTCGCCCACGTTTCCGGAAAGCCTGGATCACCCGCTGGCTAGGAGAGTGAGGAGCGACCCACCTAGCACCGGCCACCAAGCCGGCCTTCCCATATACATCCCCGCTTTCTCCAATGGTACCAACAGCTATTCCTCTTCCAACGGCGGCTCCACGTCCAGCTCGCCCCCCGAGTCGAGACGGAAGCACGACTGCGTGATCTGCTTCGAGAGCGAAGTCATTGCGGCCCTGGTCCCCTGTGGCCACAATCTCTTCTGCATGGAGTGTGCCAACAAAATCTGTGAAAAGGAAACGCCATCGTGTCCCGTTTGCCAGACAGCTGTTACTCAGGCAATCCAAATTCACtcttaaatatatatagatattattATATATGGactttttaaaactcttaaaggCATGGGTGTAATGGTACCCTCTAGTAAACTTCCTAATGAATTCTGACTGTTGGGCTTTCTTGGGATTAGGCTGAAGTTGTTAATAAATTTCTACTTTCTCAAAAGGCTGCTACGGTAACACTAAACCTAGGTGGTCTCTGTCCGGTTCGGTGTCAGCAGATGGCATGTTTACCAGAGATACATCTGGTGTGATGTTATGGCACAGTGAGGGGAAGTTTTCATCAattacacaactgaaaaaaaaaaaaaaaaccaacaaattttACAGGCTTTCTAAAGGATCTCTGTTAAGCGTTTGACTCCTGTGTGCTGGCAGCAATGAACCTCATCGCCTAAACGCAGAAGTACTCGTCTGCCGTGGAGGGTTTGTGGCATTATCAGTATATCAAACAACTCTTCCAATGCTGCCTTCTTTACACTGCcagttttgaaaaacaggtttggggaaattatttttgctttgtgcGACAACTTATGCCTAATTCTTCAGCGttgcaaatacctttttttttaaaagcatagttTGATTTATTGAAATGGATGACGTTATTGGCAGGTTCAGATAATAAattacggggcggggggggaggaagcTGCCCGACACACCTCCATTTCGTCCGACGTGATAAGGGCAGTGTGTTCAGAGGATCAGGAACGTCTCGATTTGTGAATTCCTACCCACTGCTTTTCTTAATGTAATGTGGAAGAGTCTGGCTGGCTTCATCCCATTTCAGTAAGGGCTTTGGGATGCACATACTTCGACTAATAGTGAGGATGCTGACATTCCGTTCATTAGTCCGATCAAGCTGttcttaaattacatttttagagAGTATATAGTTCAAAATGTGAAGCATTTTTATGTTCAATCCATATTTGTCttgcacatatataaatatatattttatttttagtaaggaaaaggaaaaagggggagtTGTGTACGTGCCCTTGTATTATTCATGACAGCAGCTGTGACAGTGGCCCTGCAATCAGTTTACTTCATTTCAAAACTGTCTTTCCaatcataaggaaaaaaatgtcttttgaatGCGCTTCTTACATTTCAACCTGTGGATGTTTCTAGCTTTTTCATCCTCAGTACGTTCCCAAATCTGGGCTGGCAtatattaaaacaacaaaaacaaaaaaaagacacaaagtgGAGTTCTGgtggatttttctattttttttgaaGCATTATTTTCCCAAGACAAGACAAAGCTTTTTTCTCAGTATAACAAAAAAATTCTATGTGTATTGAACtagtaaatatacagaaaattttattttttatttccacttgAAGAGTTACATTTCGTATAAAAGTTTACAAATAACggtttttattttatgattttcagTATAAGAGTTGCCTTGACGGCATATTATGTACTGCATAACTTTAATGCTATAATTGCTTGTAGAATAGTTACATGTCAGTATTGAAACCTAATCTCTAGCTGCAGTCTTGTAGATACGAACAAATGTTCACCAagcatgtattttgtattttattgcatCGTACACCGCAACTAATAAGCCAAGGAATCGACAGACATTAGGTGCGTGTACCATTTCTATAAACCACAAACTAAGAATGATAAACTATCAATATAGTTTAGTATTTGCTAATTTTACTACACTTTTTGTTATGTATATGTAGGGAGGTCATAGGGATTATAAATTCAATTTGAGTAAAGTTTAAAAACCATATATTTTATGATAAAGGGCCTTTAACTTATGATGGCCAAAGCACTGATATTATATATTTGCTGTAAAGAGAATTataagagttttatttttctgatattaAAAGTTACTTAATAAAGACTTGTTTCCATTAACTTGAATGTTTTGCTGTCTTCATGGTTGTCACTCGGAGCAGCCCAcggaggctggggctggctgaCGTCCCTGCTTCCCACCCACCAAGGGGGTTTCCCAGTGCTTAATACACCATGGCCCTGACTTTGGTGTGGCTGGATGACTTCACGTGCGAAGAATCTTGTTTTCCATTAATTGCTGGCTTCACAAGTTTCCTTCAACAAGCAACTTGTGGTCTTCCAGAGGGCACAGCTGCAGCTTGCTGCAATGCTCAAGAACTTGCATTTCAGAGTTCAAGATCAGCTGCATGCGCTTCTATGGGTGAGCATCAACCAGCAGcaggaatcacagaagggtttgggttggaagggaccttcaaaggccatctagtccaacccccctgccatgggcagggacatttcaacgagaccaggttgctcagagccccgtccaacctgaccttgaacgtttccagggatggggcatctaccacctctctgggcaacctgtgccagtgcctcaccctCGTTGTAAAAGGTTTCTTCCTTCTACCTAGTCTGAagctcccctcttttagtttaaaaccattcccccttgtcctgtcgctacaggccctactagaaagtctgtccccatctttcttctaagccccctttaagtactgaaaggctgcaataaggtctccccggagccttctcttctccaggctgaacaaccccaactctctcagccttcccttacagcagaggtgttccatccctcagatcatcttcgtggcctcctctggacctgctccaatggAGTGCTGCAAAAGGACCTCCTGATGCTGAGCTGCATGGGTCTCCTGTTGCGTTTCCTCCCAGTCTGATGGAGGTTTGCACCCTGTGCCTGGTGCAGAGCGCTTTAATGTGCCCTAAAGTCATCATGTCCCCTCTTTGCCATGGGCcaccttcttttctctcttctcctcttttgaCTCAGGTTTTGCTGTTGGAAGGAGCCCTCCTGCGGTCCCCTTAGCCTGGGTGTGGCACTGGCTGGTCTTGCAGTGTGCTTGGATACTGAAGCGATGTTCATAAACCCTTATTCTTGCTCCCTGTTGAAGCATCCTTCCCCATTTCTCACCAACGGGGACCTGCGAGAGGCAGCAGTTCTGCTCCGGGAAGGAGGTTTGCAGCAAAGCAGAGGACCTGGACCGCTGACGGGCTCTTCCCTGGGATGTAGGAGAGTGGCAGCAGTTAATAGGAAAAGGCATTTTAAGGCCATCTGGCTTCAAAGGTGTGTATTTATGAATCCTGCTCATAACGCTGCCGGAGGCAGCTTCCTGGTGGTGGGTCAGGCTCTGCTCCCCACGTGGGTATTGAAGGGGACCCTTGTTGGGCCTCCATGGTGGGGTAGATACGATGGGGTGCTGCTAAGGGTTTCTTTGCCAGAATCTATTTGTGATTATtctttggggcgggggggaaataaCTGCTCCTCCTGGCAGTACACACAAATGCACTGACTTGAATTTCTCCTGCTTGGCCAAGGATTTTAGATGCCCGAGGGCCACTTTGCGTGGGGGGCGATGTTTCACCCCTCCGTCATCAACTGTGCAAACATCCCTGGGGTATATGGGGGTGGTGGAGCCT
This region of Calonectris borealis chromosome W, bCalBor7.hap1.2, whole genome shotgun sequence genomic DNA includes:
- the LOC142075131 gene encoding RNA-binding E3 ubiquitin-protein ligase MEX3C-like isoform X2, with translation MARRRARGGAAPPPPPPRPPSPSAAAAAAAARGRRRGERHGTKGALRSAAPAPRPRPPRSVPAAAWRPRAARPGPARPGPARSASPTMPSGSAAAASPAAEPAEPPRLPPPHPPLLLLQQRLAGLGLRDRGQTAAGGGGAGAARRQARRRRAGLAPPPDPPGEPGPGGAEEEEETAAAAGDEGDLELEEEELLAGEDEEEEEEDPAALLLLSSSSSPSQPLPLLPALGSVLLSPSFDAQEAAAGPLCGADDPQGMMAAMLSHAYGGGLGGGGGGAAGLNGEQAALLRRKSVNTTECVPVPSSEHVAEIVGRQGCKIKALRAKTNTYIKTPVRGEEPIFVVTGRKEDVAMAKREILSAAEHFSMIRASRNKNGPALGGLPCTPNLPGQTTVQVRVPYRVVGLVVGPKGATIKRIQQQTHTYIVTPSRDKEPVFEVTGMPENVDRAREEIEMHIAMRTGNYIELNEENDFHYNGTDVSFEGGTLGSAWLASNPVPPSRTRMISNYRNDSSSSLGSGSTDSYFGSNRLADFSPTSPFSTGNFWFGETLPSVGTEDLAVDSPMYDSLPTPSQTIWTPFEPVNPLSGFGSDPASNAKPQRRGSQPSTPRLSPTFPESLDHPLARRVRSDPPSTGHQAGLPIYIPAFSNGTNSYSSSNGGSTSSSPPESRRKHDCVICFESEVIAALVPCGHNLFCMECANKICEKETPSCPVCQTAVTQAF
- the LOC142075131 gene encoding RNA-binding E3 ubiquitin-protein ligase MEX3C-like isoform X1, translated to MARRRARGGAAPPPPPPRPPSPSAAAAAAAARGRRRGERHGTKGALRSAAPAPRPRPPRSVPAAAWRPRAARPGPARPGPARSASPTMPSGSAAAASPAAEPAEPPRLPPPHPPLLLLQQRLAGLGLRDRGQTAAGGGGAGAARRQARRRRAGLAPPPDPPGEPGPGGAEEEEETAAAAGDEGDLELEEEELLAGEDEEEEEEDPAALLLLSSSSSPSQPLPLLPALGSVLLSPSFDAQEAAAGPLCGADDPQGMMAAMLSHAYGGGLGGGGGGAAGLNGEQAALLRRKSVNTTECVPVPSSEHVAEIVGRQGCKIKALRAKTNTYIKTPVRGEEPIFVVTGRKEDVAMAKREILSAAEHFSMIRASRNKNGPALGGLPCTPNLPGQTTVQVRVPYRVVGLVVGPKGATIKRIQQQTHTYIVTPSRDKEPVFEVTGMPENVDRAREEIEMHIAMRTGNYIELNEENDFHYNGTDVSFEGGTLGSAWLASNPVPPSRTRMISNYRNDSSSSLGSGSTDSYFGSNRLADFSPTSPFSTGNFWFGETLPSVGTEDLAVDSPMYDSLPTPSQTIWTPFEPVNPLSGFGSDPASNAKPQRRGSQPSTPRLSPTFPESLDHPLARRVRSDPPSTGHQAGLPIYIPAFSNGTNSYSSSNGGSTSSSPPESRRKHDCVICFESEVIAALVPCGHNLFCMECANKICEKETPSCPVCQTAVTQAIQIHS